The genomic stretch TGGTGAGAACACCCAAATAGGCGTATCGGCGAATTATGAGATTGATTTATGGGGAAGGATCCGGGCCGGTGTTCAGGCAGAGGATTTTAGGCTACAGGCCTCTTATTTTGATTATCAAACCGCCGCCATGACACTTTCTTCCCAAATTGCCACCACCTGGTTCCAGCTGATCACCGCCAAAAAACAACTTAACCTTGCCCAAGAACAGATCGCTGTCAACGAAAAGATCATTAAATTGATAAAGGTGCGTTTCGGATCAGACCAGATTAAAGGCGTTGATATCCTTCGGCAACAGCAATTGGTGGAGGAGGCCAAAAACCAAAAGCTTATTTATGAAACCGACCTGGCAATGCTTAAAAACCAATTGGCAGTCCTTACGGGCGTACCCCCGCAGAATTTCTCCATAACAGCCCAAGACAGCCTCCCTTCCCTCCCGTCGCATCCGCAAACGGGGCTTCCCTTGGAGTTGGTAAGAAGACGGCCGGATATCAAGAGGGCCTATAACGAACTATTGGCAGCAGACCGGGACATGGCCGTGGCCGTGAGGAACAAGTTTCCCAGACTGTCCTTCAATCTTTCGGGTCAGACGCGCTCCAACACCTATCCAGAGCTATTCAATGACTGGGCCTATACACTGGGTGCCAATTTAGTCGCTCCCCTGCTCTATTGGGGCAGGTTACGCGCCGAGGTAGACCGGGCCGAAGCCGTAAAGAACCAGCAGCTGTATAATTATGGACAATCAATACTCGTCGCCTTTCAGGAGGTGGAGAATGCCTTGGTACAGGAAAAAAAGCAGGCCGAAAGGCTAACTGTCATCGACAAGCGGATCACCATGGCCAAGAATGTCCAGAAACAATTGCAGATCGAATACATAAATGGCTTCATCGAGTACCTGGATATCCTGATATCCCTGGATGAACAGCAACGGTTGGAACGCGAAAAGATCCAACTGCAACAGCAATTGTTTGAGTCAAGAATAGCGCTTTACCGTGCATTGGCGGGAAACTTTGACCTGGATTATGAAAATGAAACCCAAGCCGTTAACCAGAACATAAATGAACAATAAAAAAACCCTTTTCATTTCCGCTGGACTATTAATTTTCTCCGCTTTGGTGGTCTTGCTGATTTTTTTCACCGAGCCTACGGCCAAAAGCGAGGGGGCCACAAAAATAACGGCCATGCTGGTGAGTGTCGAAAAGGTCCACAGTGGGACATTTGTACCGGAGTTCATCACGACGGGAACGGTCCTGCCTGTAGATAATATCAGCTTAAGTGCACAGGTTAGCGGTGAGGTGATCGAGCGAATGCCGGAATTTGTCCCCGGTGGTCTGGTAGAAAAGGGAGAGGTCCTATTAAAGATCAATCCTGCTGATTACCATAATGAATTGGCACTACGGAAAAGTGAACTGGCACAGGCACAGACCAATCTACAGATCGAAATGGGAAGGCAAAACATTGCCGAGCAGGACATGGCCTTGATCAGTGGTGATACGCTCTCTGAAAAACAGCAGTCCCTGGTCCTGCGCAAGCCCCAACTGGAAGCCATCAATGCCCAAATCCAATCTGCCAAAGCCGCTGTAGACCAGGCATCCCTGAACCTGCAACGCACGGTGATCAGGGCTCCTTTTGATGCCCAGATCCTCACACAAAATGTCACATTGGGCTCCCAGGTGGCCTTGGGTGACGATTTGGGCAGGCTGGTAGGAACGGAAGCTTATTGGGTGCAGGTCACCCTTCCGGTAAGAGACCTCAAATGGCTCAAATTCCCCAAAGGCGATCAGGAAATGGGCGATACGGTAAAAATCAGAAACTTAAGCTCTTGGGAGCCCGAGGAATACCGCAAGGGGTTCCTGTACCGCCAAATAGGAGCCTTGGATCCCCAGACACGTCTGGCCCGCATTATCATAAAAGTACCAGATCCATTGGGTACCTCTGCGGAAAACAATCAGCCCAAACTGCTCATTGATGAATTTGTAGAAGTCAATATCCAAGGCAAACCTATTGAAAATGTGGTAAAACTAAACAGGGACTACATGAGGAGCAATGAAACCGTATGGGTCATGGAAAATAAAAAGCTCTCCATCCGAAAGGTCCAAATCAAACTGATGGATGCCCATTTTGCTTATATTTCCCAGGGCCTGGAGCATGGTGAGCAAGTGGTCACTACCAATATCAGTACGGTCACCGATGGAGTTCCCCTCAGGGTAGAAAAGGACACAACCACCAACACCAGATAACCTTGGAAAAGCACACCAACGATACCGAACAAAAAGGGATCATTGCCTATATGGCCACCCACTCCCTTGCTTCCAATATATTGATGTTGCTATTGGTAGGCGGAGGAATCTATACGATGTTCACCATCCAAAAAGAAGTGTTCCCCCAGTTCCAGCTTGACTTTGTAAACGTCTCGGTGGTCTATCCCGGTGCGGCTCCCGAAGAAGTAGAACAAGGCATATTAATGCCGGTAGAGGAGGCCATTCGGGGAATCCAGGGCATCAAGGAAATCACTTCCACGGCCAATGAGGGATCTGGCCAGATCAGCATCGAGCTGGTCGCGGGCACTAATCGGATGAAGGCCTTTCAGGACATCGATCAGGCTGTTAACCGTATACGTACCTTTCCCGATGATATCGAACAGCCCGAAGTGGTCCTGCAGGATCGCCAACGGGATGTTATGCAAATTTCCCTATTTGGGAATGTGGACATCTGGACCTTGCGAAAACTGGGCGAACGTCTTAGAAACCGTCTCTTAAGCCAGCCGGAGATTACTCAGGTCAGCCTGGACAATGTGCCCGACTATGAGACACGGATAGAAATTCCCCGCCATAACCTGAGAAAATACCAGCTTACCCTGGGACAGGTAGCCAATCTGATCGACCAGTCCAGCAGGGACATCCCCGCCGGGGCCATTCAGACCAATTCAGGAGAGATCCTGCTCAGGATGAAGGAGCGGAAACAGTGGGCCAGGGAATTTGGCGAAATCAATATCGCCTCGTCCCCTTCCGGTGCACAGGTAAAGCTCCGGGATATCGCCACGATTACCGATGGATTTGAGGAAACGGGCTTTCACGGTCAGTTTAACCAGGCCCCAGCGGTCAGCATGGAAATATTCCGCGTAGGTGACCAGTCCCCGATTGAAATCGAGGAATTGGTCAATGAACTCCTGGCAGATTTCCAATTGCCCCCCGGGGTAAACTATCGGATAGACAGCAACAGGGCCGAGGATTACCGCGAACGCCTTTCGCTGCTTACCGAAAACGGTTTGATGGCGGTGGTCATTGTCTTGGTGATCCTTGCCTTGTTTTTGGAGTACCGCCTGGCCTTTTGGGTAATGATCGGTATGGTCATCTCGTTCATTGGGGGCATTACGTTCCTACCACTGATCGGAGTCAGTGTAAACATGATATCCATGTTTGGCTTTCTGGTCGTTTTGGGCATTGTGGTGGATGACGCCATTGTGGTCGGTGAAAATGTCTTTGAATACCGTCAAAAAGGATACAGCATCATGGATGCCTCCATCAAGGGGACAAGGGATGTGGCCAAGCCTGTCTTTTTCAGCATCCTGACGACGATCATAGCTTTTTTTCCGCTGCTCTATATTCCAGGTGAAACCGGCAAATTCTGGTGGCCACTTCCTGCGGTGGTCATCGTCATCCTCACTGTCTCCCTGATCGAGGCACTTTTCATCCTTCCCTCCCACTTGGGCCATATCAAACGGCGCAAGAAAAAAGGAATCATCCTGAAATTGGAAAACTACCAAGGGAAGTTTGCCAGAGGCTTCGATTGGTTCATTGAGACGTATTTTCACCCTTTTCTGGATAAATGCCTGAAATTTAAATACATCACCCTTAGCATCGCAATAGGCCTTTTGGTCATCGTAGGCGGCTATGGTCTGAGCGATCACATGGGGATTATCCTGATGCCGGAAGTGGCTGCAGACGAAATCGAGGCGGGAATCCGTCTTCCTGTGGGCACCACTCCTGACCAAGCCGCCGAAGTGGCCGAAGAAGTGACCACTGCCACCAGAAGGATGTTTGAAGAGCACAACCTATATGAAGTGGCCGAAGGGGTAAAGACCAATGTCAGGGGGCAAAACTTTATCGATGTGGAAATCGTCATGCTTCCCCCTGACCAGCGGGACATCACTGCCCGTGAAGTCATCGCCCTATGGCGGGACAATATCGGCGACATTCGCGGCGTGGACCAGATCACCTTCGAGGCGGAACGAGGCCCGGGGGGCGCACGGCAGGCGATCAGCGTTGACCTTAGCCATACGGATATCGCTGTCCTGGAAAAAGCCAGCAAGGCATTTGTCGAGAAGATGAGCACCTTTGAAAACACCCGGGATGTCAGCGATAATTACAATAAAGGAAAGATACAATATGATTTCAAACTACTGCCCCAAGGCCGGAACTTGGGACTCACCTCCTCTGAAGTGGGCCGACAGGTCCGTAATGCCTTTTTCGGGGCCCTGGCCATGCGCCAGCTCAGGGGCAACAACGAAGTGGAAATTCGGGTAAAACTCCCCTTGGCAGAGCGCAAGGACCTCAGAAACCTGGAGGACTTTATCATCAGGACTGAAGAAGGGATGGAAGTCCCCCTGATGGATGTGGTGGAAGTCGTCCAAAAAGAGGCCTTTACCTCCATCAACCGACGTGATGGCCGTCGCGTGGTCAATGTAGGCATGGACGTGGAGCCTTCAAATGCGGTAAGCCGGGTGTTGGCTTCCATTAATGAAACAGTGCTCCCCCAACTACGGGCGGATTTCCCCGGGCTCACCTGGACTTTCGAAGGCAGCCAGGCAGATATGCGTGAATCCACCGACTCCCTGTGGGGCACCTTTACGATGGCCCTTTTGCTCATCTATGCCCTACTGGCCTTGGCCTTCGGCAATTACACACAGCCGCTCATCGTAATGGCAGCCATTCCCTTTGGCGTGGTGGGAGCCGTAATCGGGCACATCCTGTTGGGCTATGACCTGTCACTGGTCAGCCTGATGGGAATGATTGCACTGGCAGGGGTAGTGGTAAACGATTCTTTGATCATGGTGGATTATGCCAATAAAATGAGAAAAGAACTCCCTGCTGACCAAGCTATCCATGAAGCGGGACTACGGCGTTTCAGGCCGATTGCCTTGACCACCTTGACCACCTTTGGAGGCCTCACGCCCATTATCCTGGAAACTTCCAGCCAGGCATTTTATTTGATCCCCATGGCCATTTCACTGGGGTTTGGCATTGTATTCGCCACGACCATCATTTTGGTCATTGTTCCTTGCCTGTACCTTTCTTTGGAAGATGTCAAAAGATTGGTCCGGGGTCATAGGGCCACAGCTGCCAATAACCAGCGCTGACACCATTTAAACGTTTTCAAAACACATAATACCTTTTGGCATAGGTTCGGGTTTAGGTAGTTCCCCATCCTTTGGTCGCAGCAAGTACAGATCGTTCTTAAACCGATAATACAGGAAAGTACAGGATAGTTAACTATTGCTGGTAATCTATATTTAATTCAATTAAATCGGTGAAATTTCACAAAACAATCATTCTTTTTCATTAACCCCTAGAACTGACTCCTACCGGTTTTGACCATTTTGGCAACAGCCAAGATGGTTATAGACTTCATTTAAACCATTTTAATCTGTCCACACCGCCGAACTGGCTGTGGCGGCCATCATTGCCAAATTCCATTACCGATCGGAAATTTACCGACAGGGCGAGCTACGTTGCTCCTTGAGGGAAAGATGTATATAGAATCTTTCCCTCCCGTTTCCCCATGGGTATTCGGTACACGATCAAGGGATAGCCGATGGCAATTATGGGCATGTCCCACAGTATGGCCTGTCCATATTGTCCTGATGAAAACCAAGTTTTTTTAACAAAAACCCAATAATATGCACAATTTCAACAAACCGATTACATTATTCATCCTGGCACTCTGCCTGCTGCCAACCTGGTTACAGGCGCAGCAGCCGGTTGTCAAGCTTGACATGAACATGAGTGGCAGAAGGGAGGCAGAAACCAACGAACCCGGCTATACGCCGTGGATTCCAGATAACGAACAGTCTACCTCCAAAACCGTCGATGGTATCACGTTCACCTTTGAAAAAGTGGGGGAAGTGGGCGAAGCGCTGCGGGCCAACTGGTACAAGGCAGGTATTCAGGCTCCTTATTACGCCCGACTTGGGGGAGATGCCGTATATGTGGACGGTGGTGATGCCGGAGCGCAGATCAGGCTCACCATTTCCGGACTGGAAGCAGGCACCCACAGCCTGCTGACCTACCATAACGGACTGAGTTCCAAACAATGTGCGCCCCTTGACATTTCCCTTAATGGCAGTCAGGTCGTGGACAACCTTAGTATGCCCCTGAGGGCCACAGAGCCCACCTCAATGGCCATCAATTACCTCACCTTTGAAGTCGAAGAAGGCAATGATGTGGAGCTGTTGTTCCAGGCGGTGACCACCACCGATGACCTGATCAAAAACGTCTATATCTGTGGCATTGAACTCAACACGCCCAATTTTCTTGCACAGGCCACCACGCCCTTTCCTGAGGACCGATCCGCCCATGATGTGGAACCCGGCACGGTGGCCCTCAACTGGGAACCTGCACCCGATGCGGTAGCACATCATGTTTATTTTGGCACTGATGAAACCGCCGTCCATGAGGCGACCATCGGTTCTTCGGCTTACCGTGGCCAACAAAACGCCACCACCCATTCCGAGTCCAACCTCTCCATCCACGAGACCTACTTCTGGCGTATCGACGAGGTCAACAGCAATGGGGAAACCACCAAGGGAAATGTATGGTCCTTTCGTCCCCGTCGTCTGGCTTTTCCGGGAGCAGAGGGATATGGAAGATTTGCCATTGGCGGCCGTGGCGGAAAGGTCGTCCATGTCACCAACCTGGCCGACAATGGCCCAGGAAGCCTTAGGGATGCGGTGGAGAACCACGAGGAGCCCCGGACGATTGTCTTTGATGTTTCCGGAACCATCGAACTGGAGTCCCGACTGGTCCTGAACGACCCCTTTGTAACCGTGGCAGGCCAGACAGCACCAGGAAAAGGCATCTGTATCCGATCGGCCCCTTTCGGTTTTACCGGAAATGACGTCATCGCCCGGTTTGTCCGGTTAAGGCTAGGGGCGGGTCCCACTTATGACGGCATGGGGCTTACCGGTGCCAACCACAGCATTTTGGACCACTGCTCCATCAGCTGGACGATCGATGAGTCCTTCAGCTCAAGGGGAGCCAATAACATTACCCTCCAGCGGACACTTATTTCAGAAGCGCTGAACGCTGCTGGTCATAAAAACTATCCGGAAGGCACCGAGCACGGCTATGCCGCTACCATTGGCGGGGACATCGGCAGCTTCCACCATAACCTGCTTGCCCATAACTATGGAAGGAACTGGAGCATGGGCGGTGGACTGGACGGAAATGCCTACTACAGCGGAAGGCTCGACATCACCAACAATGTGGTCTACAACTGGGGAAACCGTACCACCGACGGCGGTGCGCACGAGGTGAATTTTATCAACAATTATTATAAACCGGGCCCTGGCACCACCCATTTCATCGCCATGACCATTGACCATGAAGGCACAGGCCTCGGCACGCAACGTGGCTACTTTTCCGGCAACGTCATGCCCGGCCATTTCAACGAGGAAAATCAGGAAGCCGGGCGACAAGAACGGTACTCCAACGGTGATTACAAGCAATATGAAGGCTTTGTGGACAGCCCTTTCTTCCCCTCCCATATGGCCATCCAACCGGCAAGGGAGGCCTACAAAAACGTTCTTTCCGATGTGGGTGCCAACCAGCCCTTTCTGGATGACCATGACCACCGCATGATCAACGAAACCCTTGCCGGATCCTATTCGGTAGTGGGAAGTGAAACCGGAAAAAAGGGATTTCCGGACCATCAGGATGACGCCGGTGGATACGAGGTATATCCTTTCGAGCAACGGGACGCGCAATGGGACTCCGATGGCGATGGGCTTCCCAACTGGTGGGAGGAAGCCATCGGCACCAGCCCAAATTCCGTCCAAGGTGATTTCAGTAATGCCAATGCAGACCAGGACGGAGACGGCTATACAGCCCTGGAGGAATACTTGCACTGGATGGCAAACGTGCATTTCAGGCCCACTACCGGCACCAACGTAAACGTCCACCTTCCCGCCCTGTTCAAGGGCTATACGCTGAACCCTAGCTACTCCACCTATCATGTGGATGGAGGTTCGGTGGACATCGAAGAAGGGACCGCTACATTTACCCCTGAGCGGGCCGGCTTTTCGACCATCTCCTTTATGGTCATCGATGAAGAAGGAAGTTCCATGGTCCGGGATGTGGAGATTTATATTCCTGAAATGGACATCACCGCTTTGGAAACCACTGATGTCACCTGTTACGGTGAAAAGAATGGCAGTATTGAGGTGATGGTATCAGGAAGCCTGGCTCCCTATCAGGTCAGCCTTGATGGTGAAACCTTTGAGGCATCCACTACCCTCGATTCGCTCACTGCGGGGGATTATGATGTCCACGTGCGCGATGCCATCGGCAATATCAAAACCCTGGAAAACATCACCATCCATCAACCTGAGGAGATCCAGGCATTGACCAACCAACCTGAAACCCTGTACCTGGGCTACCAATACCAACCGCAGGAACTGAGAGTAGAACAGGTCACGGGTGGGGCAGCCCCCTACAGCTACGAATGGAACACCGGGCAAACGGGCTCCAGTATCACCGTCTCTCCTGAGGTGACCACCGAATACGAGCTTACCGTAACCGATGCTTCCGGTTGCCAAAAAACACAGTCCATCACCGTGGAAGTGGTCGATGTACGCTGCGGAAACGGATCCGGGAAAGTCACGCTATGCCATAAGGGGAAAGTAAAATG from Echinicola soli encodes the following:
- a CDS encoding T9SS C-terminal target domain-containing protein, with product MHNFNKPITLFILALCLLPTWLQAQQPVVKLDMNMSGRREAETNEPGYTPWIPDNEQSTSKTVDGITFTFEKVGEVGEALRANWYKAGIQAPYYARLGGDAVYVDGGDAGAQIRLTISGLEAGTHSLLTYHNGLSSKQCAPLDISLNGSQVVDNLSMPLRATEPTSMAINYLTFEVEEGNDVELLFQAVTTTDDLIKNVYICGIELNTPNFLAQATTPFPEDRSAHDVEPGTVALNWEPAPDAVAHHVYFGTDETAVHEATIGSSAYRGQQNATTHSESNLSIHETYFWRIDEVNSNGETTKGNVWSFRPRRLAFPGAEGYGRFAIGGRGGKVVHVTNLADNGPGSLRDAVENHEEPRTIVFDVSGTIELESRLVLNDPFVTVAGQTAPGKGICIRSAPFGFTGNDVIARFVRLRLGAGPTYDGMGLTGANHSILDHCSISWTIDESFSSRGANNITLQRTLISEALNAAGHKNYPEGTEHGYAATIGGDIGSFHHNLLAHNYGRNWSMGGGLDGNAYYSGRLDITNNVVYNWGNRTTDGGAHEVNFINNYYKPGPGTTHFIAMTIDHEGTGLGTQRGYFSGNVMPGHFNEENQEAGRQERYSNGDYKQYEGFVDSPFFPSHMAIQPAREAYKNVLSDVGANQPFLDDHDHRMINETLAGSYSVVGSETGKKGFPDHQDDAGGYEVYPFEQRDAQWDSDGDGLPNWWEEAIGTSPNSVQGDFSNANADQDGDGYTALEEYLHWMANVHFRPTTGTNVNVHLPALFKGYTLNPSYSTYHVDGGSVDIEEGTATFTPERAGFSTISFMVIDEEGSSMVRDVEIYIPEMDITALETTDVTCYGEKNGSIEVMVSGSLAPYQVSLDGETFEASTTLDSLTAGDYDVHVRDAIGNIKTLENITIHQPEEIQALTNQPETLYLGYQYQPQELRVEQVTGGAAPYSYEWNTGQTGSSITVSPEVTTEYELTVTDASGCQKTQSITVEVVDVRCGNGSGKVTLCHKGKVKCIAPQAVESLLKNGATLGACNEATKFTNNSLKVSPNPARTMAELDFESAIADQAMVRIIDAFGTVVQEYELSIHEGENQFPVALGHLRPGFHVVMISGSAEEYNQVKIFIE
- a CDS encoding efflux transporter outer membrane subunit; protein product: MYYNDQKLLTPFVYSFMCLLAVSLFFLKCSPKITTYDPPIEEPQDFSASGKDSVSNRWWEAFDDPELNRLMDSSFSHNMNLIRIWYQLQEARSMRKIQSTFLLPDIEGSARTAISRPQPDFAGGENTQIGVSANYEIDLWGRIRAGVQAEDFRLQASYFDYQTAAMTLSSQIATTWFQLITAKKQLNLAQEQIAVNEKIIKLIKVRFGSDQIKGVDILRQQQLVEEAKNQKLIYETDLAMLKNQLAVLTGVPPQNFSITAQDSLPSLPSHPQTGLPLELVRRRPDIKRAYNELLAADRDMAVAVRNKFPRLSFNLSGQTRSNTYPELFNDWAYTLGANLVAPLLYWGRLRAEVDRAEAVKNQQLYNYGQSILVAFQEVENALVQEKKQAERLTVIDKRITMAKNVQKQLQIEYINGFIEYLDILISLDEQQRLEREKIQLQQQLFESRIALYRALAGNFDLDYENETQAVNQNINEQ
- a CDS encoding efflux RND transporter periplasmic adaptor subunit; this encodes MNNKKTLFISAGLLIFSALVVLLIFFTEPTAKSEGATKITAMLVSVEKVHSGTFVPEFITTGTVLPVDNISLSAQVSGEVIERMPEFVPGGLVEKGEVLLKINPADYHNELALRKSELAQAQTNLQIEMGRQNIAEQDMALISGDTLSEKQQSLVLRKPQLEAINAQIQSAKAAVDQASLNLQRTVIRAPFDAQILTQNVTLGSQVALGDDLGRLVGTEAYWVQVTLPVRDLKWLKFPKGDQEMGDTVKIRNLSSWEPEEYRKGFLYRQIGALDPQTRLARIIIKVPDPLGTSAENNQPKLLIDEFVEVNIQGKPIENVVKLNRDYMRSNETVWVMENKKLSIRKVQIKLMDAHFAYISQGLEHGEQVVTTNISTVTDGVPLRVEKDTTTNTR
- a CDS encoding efflux RND transporter permease subunit, with the translated sequence MEKHTNDTEQKGIIAYMATHSLASNILMLLLVGGGIYTMFTIQKEVFPQFQLDFVNVSVVYPGAAPEEVEQGILMPVEEAIRGIQGIKEITSTANEGSGQISIELVAGTNRMKAFQDIDQAVNRIRTFPDDIEQPEVVLQDRQRDVMQISLFGNVDIWTLRKLGERLRNRLLSQPEITQVSLDNVPDYETRIEIPRHNLRKYQLTLGQVANLIDQSSRDIPAGAIQTNSGEILLRMKERKQWAREFGEINIASSPSGAQVKLRDIATITDGFEETGFHGQFNQAPAVSMEIFRVGDQSPIEIEELVNELLADFQLPPGVNYRIDSNRAEDYRERLSLLTENGLMAVVIVLVILALFLEYRLAFWVMIGMVISFIGGITFLPLIGVSVNMISMFGFLVVLGIVVDDAIVVGENVFEYRQKGYSIMDASIKGTRDVAKPVFFSILTTIIAFFPLLYIPGETGKFWWPLPAVVIVILTVSLIEALFILPSHLGHIKRRKKKGIILKLENYQGKFARGFDWFIETYFHPFLDKCLKFKYITLSIAIGLLVIVGGYGLSDHMGIILMPEVAADEIEAGIRLPVGTTPDQAAEVAEEVTTATRRMFEEHNLYEVAEGVKTNVRGQNFIDVEIVMLPPDQRDITAREVIALWRDNIGDIRGVDQITFEAERGPGGARQAISVDLSHTDIAVLEKASKAFVEKMSTFENTRDVSDNYNKGKIQYDFKLLPQGRNLGLTSSEVGRQVRNAFFGALAMRQLRGNNEVEIRVKLPLAERKDLRNLEDFIIRTEEGMEVPLMDVVEVVQKEAFTSINRRDGRRVVNVGMDVEPSNAVSRVLASINETVLPQLRADFPGLTWTFEGSQADMRESTDSLWGTFTMALLLIYALLALAFGNYTQPLIVMAAIPFGVVGAVIGHILLGYDLSLVSLMGMIALAGVVVNDSLIMVDYANKMRKELPADQAIHEAGLRRFRPIALTTLTTFGGLTPIILETSSQAFYLIPMAISLGFGIVFATTIILVIVPCLYLSLEDVKRLVRGHRATAANNQR